Sequence from the Methanobacterium alkalithermotolerans genome:
TATTTCCAGCAATATAATAAATTATGGTAATCTAATATAATCAGAATTTATAATATGGAATAAGGAGCATTAACTTCACAGGGAAGGTATGCTAATTAATAATTTATTTTAAAAATAATAAAAGGTGAGAACATGTGGGATACCAGTAAAGATTACCGCCTCCAGGTAGCCGAAAAATCTATTGAATTATTTTTAAGGACTATTGAAGGAAGAAATTTCAAGGGGCACTGGAATAAAAAAATGGCCAGAGATACAGCCCAGGAAATGGCCCGTGAATTAAAATATTTATCTTATTCTTATATGGAACCAGAAGCCATTGCAAAATCGCCTCAAATGGTTTCTCTTGAAGAGCAAGTGCATTCCATAGTTAATTATATGGGTGGAGAAAAATGGAAAGTGAAATTTTTAGATCAATCCACCCGGGCTGAGAGGGAAAAATTAGAAGAAAATATTGCAAAAGTTAGTTTTTTCTTTAATACTATTATGGGACTTAAAAAACGTATAATGCTGGGAAAAATCAAGGACCCCATTATAGGCATAGATATTAAGGTGGGGGAAATTATGAGTGTATCCCAGCACCCCCAGGCGGATAATTTAATTATATGTAATGTAAATTTAGGAGATAAAGCCATAACCGTAGTTACTAATGATATGGAAGTTCAAGAAAGTAATAGAGTTGCTGTTTCCATGTTACCCCCCAGTACTTTTATGGGTATCACCAGTGATGGTATGTTTTTAGGAGCTGGTGAAGGAATTTTAAAGGATGTTAAAGGAGCTAAAGGAGAAATGCCCCAAGGAATACCGCTAGAAGCGCTTAATGAATCCCGTAATATAGTGGAAGGATTTTTAAAAGAATAAAGTATAAGTAAGATATTGTCCATCTAAATGGTATTAATTACCACCAGTTTGGTGCGAACCATATCCTCCACCGCATATTTTACCCCTTCTTTACCCATTCCACTCATTTTAAATCCACCAAATGGCATATTATCCGTTCTAAAAGTAGATTGTTTATTTATCATTACCGATCCCGCTTCAATCTCTTTTGCTGCCTGCATAGCATGGTGGATGTTGCTGGTGAAAATACTGGACTGCAAACCATAAGGAGTACTATTGGCAATTTGAATGGCTTCATCTACTCCATTAACCCGTATTATGGGAGATATAGGGCCAAAAGTTTCTTCACTTACCAGTTTCATAGAAGGGGTAACCTGGTCCAGCACGGTGGGGCTGTAATAATTACCCTCCCTTTTTCCACCACATAATAACTCGGCACCCTCATTTAATGCCTCAGCAACTACTTTTTCCACATCAGATGCAGCTTTCTCACCAATTAGTGGACCAACATCGGTTTTTGG
This genomic interval carries:
- a CDS encoding tRNA-binding protein; this translates as MWDTSKDYRLQVAEKSIELFLRTIEGRNFKGHWNKKMARDTAQEMARELKYLSYSYMEPEAIAKSPQMVSLEEQVHSIVNYMGGEKWKVKFLDQSTRAEREKLEENIAKVSFFFNTIMGLKKRIMLGKIKDPIIGIDIKVGEIMSVSQHPQADNLIICNVNLGDKAITVVTNDMEVQESNRVAVSMLPPSTFMGITSDGMFLGAGEGILKDVKGAKGEMPQGIPLEALNESRNIVEGFLKE